In the genome of Limisphaerales bacterium, the window CGCATCGGCATGGAGGCGCTGCAGGTGGCGCTCAGTGCGGATGATTTGGCCCGGCCCCAATGGAAAGCTGAAACGGCGGTGGCCGGGGAGAAAAGCGATGCGGCCGCGCGTTATCAAGCGATTGAAACACTGCTCGACGGCACGGTGGCCCGCAGCGAGGAGGAGCGCCTCGCGCCCAGTGACAAATGGGATCGCGTGCTGGTGCATCCGATTCTCGGTTGGGTGGTGTTACTCAGTATTCTGGGCGGTTTGTTTTTTACGTTGTTCAGTCTGGCGGGCATTCCGATGGATCTCATTGATGGCGCTTTCGGTTGGCTGGGCGAGCAGGTCGAGGCGCGCATGGCCGAGGGCGATCTGCGCGCGCTGATCACCGAGGGCATTATTGGCGGCGTGGGCGGTGTGGTGATTTTTCTGCCGCAGATTCTCATTCTATTTTTCTTCATCAGCCTCATGGAAAACACCGGCTACCTCGCGCGGGTGTCCTTCATGATGGATCGCCTGATGTCGGGCGTGGGCCTGAACGGCAAGGCGTTTGTGCCGCTGCTCAGCTCGTACGCCTGCGCCATCCCGGGCATCATGGCCACGCGCACGATGGAGAGCGCACGTGATCGACTGATCACCACGCTCATCGCGCCCATCACCAGTTGCTCCGCGCGCCTGCCGGTGTACGTGATGCTCATCGCGCTGATGCTGCCCGTGGGTTCGGCCGGTCAAAAGGCGCTCGTGCTGCTCGGCCTGTACGTGTTGAGCATCCTCGGCGTGTACGCCTTTGCATGGGTTTTCAACCGGTCGCTGGCCAACACCGAAAAGACGCTGCTGATTTTGGAACTGCCGTCGTACCAACGCCCGAGCTGGCGGGAGATCGGCCTGCAAATGGTTGAGCGCGGCAAGGTTTTCCTGCGTCGGGCCGGCACGGTGATCCTTGGCCTGTCCATTGTGCTTTGGGCGCTGACGACCTATCCGAAAAGTGATTCTGAAAACGGCAGTGACCAGCTCGCTTACAGCGCTGCCGGTCGTCTGGGCAAAGCCATTGAGCCGGTCATCGAGCCGTTGGGGTACGATTGGAAAATGGGCATCGGATTGGTGGCGTCGTTTGCCGCGCGCGAAGTGTTTGTGA includes:
- the feoB gene encoding ferrous iron transport protein B → MASERTFALVGNPNTGKTTLFNALTGLRQKVANYPGVTVEKKVGTGRDRHGEAFTVIDLPGAYSLDAKSPDEEVTRAVLHGERADTPQPDAVICLVDAGNLERHFYLATQVMELGPPVIVVINKTDEAEERGITIAAKKLEERLGVPVVPMQANARIGMEALQVALSADDLARPQWKAETAVAGEKSDAAARYQAIETLLDGTVARSEEERLAPSDKWDRVLVHPILGWVVLLSILGGLFFTLFSLAGIPMDLIDGAFGWLGEQVEARMAEGDLRALITEGIIGGVGGVVIFLPQILILFFFISLMENTGYLARVSFMMDRLMSGVGLNGKAFVPLLSSYACAIPGIMATRTMESARDRLITTLIAPITSCSARLPVYVMLIALMLPVGSAGQKALVLLGLYVLSILGVYAFAWVFNRSLANTEKTLLILELPSYQRPSWREIGLQMVERGKVFLRRAGTVILGLSIVLWALTTYPKSDSENGSDQLAYSAAGRLGKAIEPVIEPLGYDWKMGIGLVASFAAREVFVSTMSIIYLGEEAEEDSIREHMAKETRADGTPAYDVRTCLSLLVFYVFAMQCLSTVAVTRRETNSWRWAILQVVYLTGFAYLAALATYQIGGRFLS